From the Roseiconus lacunae genome, one window contains:
- a CDS encoding c-type cytochrome: MRNRLCFSRVLLIVGFCSTVGRASLAADTEPPKIFLDKSPRIVAYQLGRLDDEHLLMVPRSTDDPKYIPVYEAIVARPAMAAGIRDEAFEALAKLRERSVAAELVATIGRLKVDDAEAKRLQTVLAKKLIAQPANELAKEIEGLRELADGDARESSVAMAALLAAGKSDLVNELSSAGSESMIARLRAIELLPSDAMKRRQRSMVENELKSANEDVQAAAIDALSKLPGPTSETFAALLRFVDHTTLRTDACRGLLRLPKAVYDPATAETAARSLVTFAEKTDAADRTSVEFIDSMRAVDRLLSIVEPDTAKSLRRRLREVAVRVVKIGTVEEEMRYDVPYFAVEAGRPVQILLENHDLMPHNLVVTQPGALKSVAMAGLSAGPEGTNGLPYVPDSPNVVAASAMIAPDATTRITLTAPEQPGEYPYVCTFPQHWYRMYGVMVVVKDLDAWNQNPIEPANPLGSNRSFVQAWTMDDFAGAFDSDLAGRSTMIGEKIFNEASCVGCHKVNDQGGVVGPDLTDVYTRWKSDHQAVLREILEPSHKIDSKYAMQTVLTVEGKTYSGIVIDENDDILTLVSNPEDKEPIVISQEDIELTKRSATSMMPKALMDQYTKEEILELMAYLKEAAEKKAAGNE, translated from the coding sequence ATGCGAAATCGCCTTTGTTTTTCCCGTGTCCTGTTGATCGTTGGATTTTGTTCGACTGTCGGTCGGGCATCACTGGCTGCAGACACTGAACCCCCAAAGATCTTTCTGGACAAATCACCTCGCATTGTCGCGTACCAACTTGGGCGTCTTGATGACGAACACTTGCTGATGGTACCGCGGTCAACGGATGATCCAAAATATATTCCCGTCTATGAAGCGATTGTAGCACGACCGGCGATGGCGGCCGGAATTCGCGACGAAGCGTTCGAAGCATTGGCGAAGTTGCGAGAGCGATCTGTCGCCGCCGAATTGGTCGCGACGATAGGGAGATTAAAAGTCGATGACGCCGAAGCAAAACGCTTGCAGACTGTTCTGGCAAAGAAACTGATCGCTCAACCGGCGAACGAACTCGCCAAGGAAATTGAAGGTCTTCGAGAACTGGCCGATGGCGACGCGCGCGAGTCTTCGGTGGCGATGGCGGCTCTTCTTGCCGCGGGGAAAAGTGATCTCGTAAATGAGCTAAGTTCCGCCGGTAGCGAATCGATGATCGCTCGCCTTCGCGCGATCGAATTGCTACCCAGCGATGCGATGAAGCGGCGGCAACGGTCGATGGTGGAGAACGAACTCAAATCAGCCAACGAGGATGTTCAGGCGGCCGCGATTGACGCCCTTTCGAAGCTACCGGGACCGACCTCAGAGACATTCGCAGCGCTGCTTCGGTTCGTTGATCATACGACGCTGCGAACCGACGCATGCCGAGGACTATTGCGTCTTCCCAAAGCTGTCTATGACCCGGCGACTGCCGAAACTGCTGCGCGATCCTTGGTTACGTTTGCCGAAAAAACCGATGCGGCTGATCGTACAAGTGTCGAGTTCATTGATTCGATGCGCGCAGTCGATCGCCTGCTTTCGATCGTTGAACCCGACACGGCAAAGTCACTGCGAAGGCGCCTACGCGAAGTTGCCGTGCGTGTCGTCAAAATTGGTACCGTCGAAGAAGAAATGCGTTACGACGTTCCCTATTTCGCAGTCGAAGCGGGACGTCCTGTTCAGATTCTGTTGGAGAATCATGACTTGATGCCGCATAACTTGGTGGTGACTCAGCCGGGGGCACTGAAAAGTGTTGCAATGGCAGGGCTTTCAGCCGGACCCGAAGGAACCAATGGACTGCCGTACGTGCCGGATTCCCCCAACGTCGTTGCCGCCAGTGCAATGATCGCCCCGGACGCGACAACTCGCATCACGCTGACCGCGCCAGAACAACCGGGTGAGTATCCCTACGTATGCACATTTCCCCAGCACTGGTACCGCATGTACGGTGTCATGGTCGTAGTTAAGGACCTTGACGCCTGGAACCAAAACCCGATCGAGCCAGCAAATCCGCTCGGCAGCAATCGATCCTTCGTTCAAGCCTGGACAATGGACGACTTTGCCGGTGCGTTCGACAGCGATCTTGCCGGCCGTTCGACGATGATCGGCGAGAAAATCTTCAACGAGGCCTCCTGCGTCGGCTGCCACAAGGTCAACGACCAAGGTGGCGTCGTCGGTCCGGATCTAACGGACGTTTACACGCGTTGGAAATCAGACCACCAAGCGGTTTTGCGCGAGATTCTTGAACCGTCGCACAAGATCGACAGTAAGTACGCGATGCAAACTGTGCTAACTGTCGAAGGAAAAACCTACTCCGGAATCGTGATCGATGAGAACGACGATATTTTGACGTTGGTCAGCAATCCCGAAGACAAAGAGCCGATCGTAATCTCGCAAGAAGACATCGAACTGACCAAGCGAAGTGCGACGTCAATGATGCCGAAAGCATTGATGGATCAGTACACCAAGGAAGAGATCCTAGAACTGATGGCGTACCTCAAAGAAGCCGCCGAAAAGAAAGCGGCTGGCAACGAGTGA
- a CDS encoding aldose epimerase family protein, with protein sequence MLSFRIPLAIAALTAGALAIHASTQAATAAEVKTASDIQIVSLTNEHGMSIKVTNYGAIIMSIVVPDKDGKLADVALGYDDIRSYTNAVDKPYFGAVVGRYGNRIAKGKFTIDGEEYSLPINNPPNSLHGGIIGFDKVIWDIQVEESKNAVKLSYLAKDGEEGYPGNLSCSVTYTLTDENEIKVEYFATTDKATPVNLTQHTYFNLAGEGEGDILDHQLMINANRFTPVDETLIPTGKTPAVQGTPFDFTTAKAIGRDINSDNEQLRFGGGYDHNWVLDKGGQTGELTLAARVVEPKSGRVMEVSTTEPGIQFYCGNFLDGRLIGKSGKEYVYRGGFCLETQHYPDSPNQPNFPSTTLKPGDEYETTTIFKFSTTK encoded by the coding sequence ATGCTTTCCTTCAGAATCCCACTTGCGATCGCCGCCCTGACGGCTGGAGCGCTGGCTATCCACGCGAGCACTCAAGCGGCGACTGCCGCCGAAGTCAAAACCGCAAGCGACATCCAAATCGTTTCGCTGACCAACGAGCACGGCATGTCGATCAAGGTCACCAATTACGGTGCGATCATCATGTCCATTGTCGTCCCGGATAAAGACGGCAAACTTGCTGACGTCGCTCTCGGCTACGACGACATTCGATCCTACACCAATGCCGTCGACAAACCGTATTTTGGGGCCGTCGTCGGACGATACGGCAACCGGATCGCGAAAGGAAAATTCACCATCGACGGCGAAGAGTACAGCTTGCCGATCAATAATCCGCCGAACAGCTTGCACGGTGGGATCATCGGTTTCGACAAGGTCATCTGGGATATCCAAGTCGAAGAAAGCAAAAATGCAGTCAAGCTGAGCTACCTCGCCAAAGACGGAGAAGAAGGCTATCCGGGTAACCTCAGTTGCTCGGTCACGTACACATTGACCGACGAAAACGAAATCAAGGTGGAGTACTTCGCGACGACGGACAAAGCAACTCCGGTGAATCTGACCCAGCACACGTACTTTAACCTTGCCGGGGAAGGCGAGGGCGACATTTTGGATCATCAACTGATGATCAATGCGAATCGTTTCACGCCTGTCGACGAAACCTTGATCCCCACCGGAAAGACACCGGCAGTCCAAGGCACCCCCTTTGATTTCACGACCGCCAAAGCGATCGGACGTGATATCAACTCCGACAACGAACAACTTCGTTTCGGCGGTGGTTACGACCACAACTGGGTCCTAGATAAAGGCGGACAAACGGGCGAGCTAACACTGGCCGCGCGTGTCGTTGAGCCCAAAAGTGGACGCGTGATGGAAGTCAGCACCACCGAACCGGGGATCCAGTTCTATTGTGGCAATTTCCTCGATGGAAGATTGATTGGCAAGTCTGGAAAGGAGTATGTCTATCGCGGCGGATTCTGTTTGGAAACGCAGCATTATCCGGACAGTCCCAATCAACCTAACTTTCCGTCGACAACCCTCAAACCAGGCGACGAATACGAAACGACGACGATCTTCAAGTTCTCGACGACAAAGTAA
- a CDS encoding galactitol-1-phosphate 5-dehydrogenase has protein sequence MKAMLLTEYKNLEVTEVEDPTVGPKDLLVQVRACGICGSDIHGYDGSSGRRIPPLVMGHEAAGVVTEVGSDVTDFQVGDHVTFDSTVSCGECFHCRRGEINLCDNRMVLGVSCGEYRRHGAFAEKVAVPQHICYRLPDEMPFEHAALIEAVSVAVHAANRTPVVLGDTAVVVGSGMIGLLTIQAIRLAGCAKVIAVDLDQDRLDAALALGADVGLNAKEVDVVEEVKKLTGGRGADVALEVVGASATINTAVESVRKGGSVTLVGNLAPRVEMPLQAIVTRELNVLGTCASCGEYPACIELMNSGAIKVEPLITAKATLDEGPQWFKRLYDGEKGAMKVILQPNVSA, from the coding sequence ATGAAGGCGATGCTGCTGACGGAATATAAGAACCTTGAGGTTACCGAAGTCGAGGATCCGACGGTGGGCCCCAAGGATTTGCTGGTTCAAGTCCGTGCTTGCGGAATTTGTGGCAGCGACATCCACGGCTATGACGGCAGCAGTGGACGCCGTATCCCACCATTGGTGATGGGACACGAAGCGGCGGGCGTCGTGACGGAAGTCGGCAGTGACGTCACCGACTTTCAAGTCGGCGATCATGTCACATTTGACTCCACCGTTTCCTGTGGGGAGTGTTTTCATTGCCGCCGAGGTGAGATCAACCTCTGTGATAACCGCATGGTATTGGGCGTCTCCTGTGGTGAGTATCGTCGACACGGAGCATTTGCCGAAAAGGTCGCCGTTCCACAACACATCTGCTACCGCTTACCAGACGAAATGCCGTTTGAGCACGCCGCATTGATCGAAGCGGTCTCGGTCGCCGTCCATGCCGCCAATCGAACTCCGGTCGTGCTGGGAGATACCGCCGTCGTCGTTGGCAGTGGCATGATTGGATTGTTAACGATCCAAGCGATCCGTCTAGCAGGATGTGCAAAAGTCATCGCAGTCGATTTGGATCAAGATCGCTTAGATGCCGCATTGGCTTTGGGGGCCGACGTTGGCCTGAATGCAAAGGAGGTCGATGTCGTCGAGGAAGTCAAGAAATTGACCGGTGGCCGTGGTGCCGACGTTGCCCTGGAAGTCGTGGGCGCAAGCGCGACGATCAACACCGCGGTCGAATCAGTCCGCAAAGGCGGCTCGGTAACCTTGGTCGGTAACTTAGCCCCGCGAGTCGAGATGCCGCTGCAAGCGATTGTCACCCGGGAACTCAATGTGCTCGGAACCTGTGCTTCCTGCGGCGAGTATCCCGCCTGCATCGAATTGATGAACTCAGGTGCGATCAAGGTCGAGCCTTTGATCACCGCGAAAGCGACGCTCGACGAAGGACCACAGTGGTTCAAACGTCTTTATGACGGTGAAAAGGGAGCGATGAAAGTAATCCTCCAGCCGAACGTGTCTGCCTAA
- a CDS encoding EamA family transporter: MLADSFHLIFPLLASLLFVGGLLFLKRATLAGANPWTVSIVANYWGAVLFSFFWFTSDLVVTPGLIWQPALVAVFYILGQIGTFSAINYGDVSIAAPLFGIKVLLVAVLLTVIGGQTLPLTIWGAAILATVGIALVQWTGSGKRSRLWYTILSAFAASLSFSIFDVLVQTFCSSEHWDTGRFLPIMFWFVGLYTIVFFKGIQRPLFADPQVRRSLFFGGMLIAMQAICIVFALSAFGDAARVNVVYSMRGIWGVLLAWVTAILFGGSEADLTRRTMATRLGGATLITTSVVIAILFG; the protein is encoded by the coding sequence GTGCTGGCCGACTCCTTTCATTTAATTTTCCCACTGTTGGCCAGTTTGCTGTTTGTCGGTGGCTTGCTGTTTCTGAAACGAGCAACACTAGCGGGGGCAAATCCGTGGACGGTTTCGATCGTCGCGAACTACTGGGGCGCAGTGCTCTTTTCGTTCTTTTGGTTCACCAGTGACTTGGTCGTCACGCCCGGCCTGATCTGGCAACCGGCGCTTGTCGCGGTGTTTTATATCTTGGGACAGATTGGAACGTTTTCGGCGATCAACTACGGGGACGTGTCGATCGCGGCGCCATTGTTCGGGATCAAGGTCTTACTGGTCGCCGTGCTGCTCACCGTGATTGGTGGCCAGACACTGCCGCTGACAATTTGGGGTGCCGCAATTCTAGCGACGGTTGGCATTGCCTTAGTTCAATGGACCGGATCAGGAAAACGTTCACGACTTTGGTACACGATCCTGAGTGCGTTCGCGGCCAGCCTTTCGTTTTCTATTTTCGACGTCCTGGTCCAAACATTCTGCTCTTCCGAACATTGGGACACTGGGCGTTTTTTGCCGATCATGTTCTGGTTCGTTGGCCTTTACACGATCGTGTTCTTCAAAGGGATCCAGCGTCCGTTATTTGCCGATCCCCAGGTCCGTCGGTCACTGTTCTTTGGCGGCATGCTCATCGCGATGCAGGCGATTTGCATTGTTTTTGCGTTATCGGCGTTCGGCGATGCGGCACGTGTCAATGTGGTGTACTCGATGCGCGGCATTTGGGGCGTCTTACTGGCCTGGGTGACGGCAATTCTGTTCGGGGGCAGCGAGGCCGATTTGACGCGGCGTACGATGGCCACCCGACTGGGCGGGGCAACGCTGATCACGACTTCGGTCGTGATTGCGATTCTATTTGGGTAA